TAGTATAAAATCAAAATTTAAATACTTTAATATGATAATTAATGATAAACCTTTACTTAAATCTTGTTCAGTAAATAAAGGAATAAGAATAGCCAAAGGCAAATATATTCTTGTTATAGACGAGGACAATATCGTTTTAGAGGACAGTATACAAAATCTTTTGTTATTTATGGAATCTCATCCAGAGGTCGGTTGTGCACAACCTATCGTTTACACGATAGACGGGTTCTTACAGCATTATGGGGGATTCTGGAATAGTCGTTTTGGAACTATAGAGAGACCAAATCTTTATAATTCTAAGGATTTTGTATATGTAGATCTTGTAACTGACTGCATATTAATTAGGAAAACGTTAATAGATAAGATAGGATTTTTTTCTCCTGAAATACCGTGGGGGGATAATGATGCAGATTTTGCTTTAAGGACTAAAAAAGAGGGATATAAGTGCGCTGTAGTTTTAACTTCAAAAGTTTTACATGATAAAAAAATTGATAGAATAAATTATAAAAACGCCTATGATATTCTGCATTCAAAAGTTATAATTCAGAAAAAACATTTTAATAAAAATTATTCATTTTACATTTTTCTTGTAGTTCTTGTAACATATTACGGAATTTATATTCCTCTAAAGCAGAGAGAGTTTAAAAATATATTAAAATATTTAAAAGCTTCAATAAGTGGTGTGATAGATGGATTTAAAGGGAAATATAACATTAAGCTAATACGTGATGATTATATATATAAATAATTCCGATTATATCTCGCCTATTTATATACATGGCAAGTTACTGATATGAGTGAAAAGATTATCTATACTCTGTGACGAGATATAAACACTTGAAAAAATTAGTATTAAGATCCAACATTTATATGAACTTTAATACAAGAAGAAAGTAGAAATATATTAGTTATAGATCCGGAAAAGTTATTATACTTGCCTATAGTTTAAGGGGCAACAACATTTCTAAAATTATACAAAGTCTTTTCCTTATGTTATGGAGAAAGTCTTGCCCTTAAAGTCTCTGGAAGTATAGAAGAATACTAATAGATTATTAAATTATAATGGAACTTTCTCTTTTAATATTGGAATCGATAATTAAGGAATAAAATATAATTAAGATCCTGTAAAAATTAGGGTTATGTAAAAAGTAATAATAAAAGCAACTCCATCCAAATTTACTTAAATATTCTATTATTGTCTTTATCTAGGTCTCCGATGATACCATGATAAATTGCTTTGAGAAATGATAGTACTCCACGCAACCCATTTTTTTCATATAATCCTAAAAGGCCTAATCCCGTAAGAGATGTTAAGTAGATTAACTCCTTATGGCGGAGTGCCAAATATACTGTGTTTCTTGTGAGTAAATAATATCTATTAGCTTTAGTATAGCTTGGAATAGTAAGAGCTTTACCATCTTCTTTGTTGATCAACTGATTCCATGTCTTTAGGATAATTTTAGATAACTTTTTTCTTACATATAATTCTCCTTCTGCTGGTCTGTGTAAAAAAGCAGAATCTTCATATATTAATAAATAATATCCTCTTTTCAAGTATCTAAAAAAGAATTCTGTATCTACGTGATCTAAAAAAAGTCTTTCATCCCACGTTAATGTTGGTAATACTTTTATTATAGTACCAGAATTAGTAGAAAAATTAGCTATATAAAACTTAGAGTTAGGTATTTTTGTTTTAATTCTTGCAAATGAATGACTTAAATTCATTGCTAATACATGATCTTTTATATTAAGTTTCT
This genomic interval from Acidianus sp. HS-5 contains the following:
- a CDS encoding glycosyltransferase, which gives rise to MLKDPLVSVIIPSINPQKSLNLLNSLTTSTYDNLEVIIIFDYVKNIPDINDSIKSKFKYFNMIINDKPLLKSCSVNKGIRIAKGKYILVIDEDNIVLEDSIQNLLLFMESHPEVGCAQPIVYTIDGFLQHYGGFWNSRFGTIERPNLYNSKDFVYVDLVTDCILIRKTLIDKIGFFSPEIPWGDNDADFALRTKKEGYKCAVVLTSKVLHDKKIDRINYKNAYDILHSKVIIQKKHFNKNYSFYIFLVVLVTYYGIYIPLKQREFKNILKYLKASISGVIDGFKGKYNIKLIRDDYIYK
- a CDS encoding glycosyltransferase, translating into MLSLIVTYNPDVDFVLNSQILKLAAIKNNKILIIDNNSSNDLSLLKNNADIFIKFDRNKGLGTAYNKAISIANKLNEKWLLVLDQDTQVINTDIINSAFEEYQKLNIKDHVLAMNLSHSFARIKTKIPNSKFYIANFSTNSGTIIKVLPTLTWDERLFLDHVDTEFFFRYLKRGYYLLIYEDSAFLHRPAEGELYVRKKLSKIILKTWNQLINKEDGKALTIPSYTKANRYYLLTRNTVYLALRHKELIYLTSLTGLGLLGLYEKNGLRGVLSFLKAIYHGIIGDLDKDNNRIFK